In the genome of Arachis stenosperma cultivar V10309 chromosome 6, arast.V10309.gnm1.PFL2, whole genome shotgun sequence, the window TTTTCAAGTGTGGCCATTGACATTCATGAAGGTTGAGGCGCTATGAATCTTTTCGACAGGAATTGTTCTTCATATGACCCTTCCTTCATGGCACTTTATCACCTATATATGTAACTAAGCATTGTAAATTGAGATTGCAAATTTTGGGtctttcttttttgagatttcaatttttaaatttgtcaaATAGGCATCGACCAAAAATTTTACATCCATATTTATTAGGACTCCAAAAACTTATTATCCTAGGTGTTAATAAGTGTTAATAGAGATTTGGTGGTTTgagattaaaaaattaaatatgtgaaaaaaatgagtcaaatgaaaaaaagaaaatagaaaaaatagcagtaatagaaaaaataaaatataagaacTAACATTCTTAACCTTTTGTTGTGTATTATGTGAGAATTATGTTATTTGCAATAAGAGCCGGGGAAAGAACAAATGAAATTGAATCAGGTGTAGTGATGTATAGAAACGggagtgagagagagaaaaagaggaaaaaaaagggtaaaattgaaattttaaaataaaatgattatttaaaatatttaaatataaatataattattatataattaataaaatggtTGAATCTTAACCATTAGTTCAAATTTTCAATGGTTATGATTCAAAAAGAAATTTGGATcaccaaaaattaaaatatactttacccatTTAAGAAAACTCCTAGtatgttaaatacaaaaattatttgttactaataaaaataaaagtttatttattttgtgtCTTATAGAGACATGTTaagtttataaattaataaattttttattaaaaatatgaaaaattttaaatttttaatgtatttattttatatttattaaatgaaaatatttaaaaaattttaataataataaacttatcATGTGTACTTAGTACACACATTAACTACTACGATTTGTGGAATTGGAGCTGCGCTAGGTTTTATGTTCAAATTGTTAGGGGTTAAATTGATGCTTTGAAAATTTTGGTCATGTCATCTAACTGTTACAGTGCCACATGttatttaaaattgttttctGGTGGCAAAAAACGTCGAAAGGGTCAAATTGAGACACGGGTCAAAATTTCATAGTACAATTTGagtcaattaaaaatttaaaggcTAAATTGAGTCAGAGGTCAAATTTTAAGGTcattttgagtattaactcTTCCAACACCAATTCAAAGAGGCACCTCAATTCTACAATTTCCCAAATTGCCCCTCCATTGAAGACAATAATTACATATGCTCTGATGAACTAGTTCATGTTGCAATGACACTAGACAAGACATACATACGAGGTTCCATGGCAGTAATCCTAAGTGTCCTTCAACACTCTTCATGTCCACAAAACATCTTCTTCCATTTTGTTTCATCAACAAAATCCAACTCATCATCACTCTTACACACCACACTCTCAAAATCATCCCCATACCTCAAATTCAAACTCTATAACTTCAGCGACGAATTAGTGTCTGGTCTGATTTCAACATCAATTCGCTCCGTCCTCGATTGCCCTCTAAACTACGCAAGATCCTACCTCCCAACCATTCTCCCAACATGCGTGAAAAAGATCATCTACCTCGACTCCGACCTCGTTCTAGTCGATGAAATTACGAAACTAGCCTCCACCCCATTAAACAAGGATCAAGTTCTTGCAGCACCGGAATACTGCAATGCAAACTTCACAGCTTACTTCACTCCCACGTTTTGGTCCAAGCCTTCGCTTTCACTAACGTTTGCGAATCGAAAAGCTTGTTACTTCAACACTGGGGTGATGGTGATTGATCTTGAGAAATGGCGGGAAGGAGATTACACAAGGAAGATAGAGGAATGGATGGAGCTTCAGAAGAGGATGAGGATCTATGAGCTTGGATCGCTGCCGCCATTTTTGCTGGTTTTCGCGGGAAAGATCGGAAGTGTGGATCATCAGTGGAACCAGCATGGGCTTGGTGGAGATAACTTTAGAGGTTTGTGTAGGGATCTTCATCCTGGACCTGTGAGTTTGTTGCATTGGAGTGGGAAAGGGAAGCCATGGATGAGGCTTGATGCTAATAGACCTTGTCCTTTGGATGCTCTTTGGGCACCTtatgatcttttgatcactccTTTTTCTTTGGGTTCTTGATCATCATCAACAAAATTGTTTCTTTTTATTGGATCCATGAGTTGTTTCATAACAAATCAACATTGCAACAGGTCGATCAAGATGACACGATAATTTAGCCAAATATTTTATATCATCTAATAGTTTTTACTTATCGtctttacataaaaataatttcatgtgagtaatcacttttttttaagtagtatttaattgtttttaaatgtcgaattacatattagataaatttaaaaaagttgatacttttttcaataaaataagaaaacaaaGATGAGTTGCAATGCTGGTTGGTGAAGCAAGGAATAAATAAGAGTAAATAGAAATTTCTTGGTTCTTGCTTTTTAAGATCATATAGGAATTTTTTTTCAATGTGAAAATTAGCTATGTACAGAATCTGGTTCTAGAAAATTTCTAGTGGGACAAAGCATATGCAGGGGAGAGATCATAGAAAGGTTGATGATCCTTCTTGTTGATTCATTCACAAATATTTGAAAAACTCATTTCACAAGAGAAACAAGGGGAGGATTATATTTGTGATTCGTGAATGAAGGAACAAAGATGATTAGTTTGGTTTATGAGTTTTTCATTGAGGATAATTGTATTATTAGAAATATTTATATAGGGATAGAGATATCTTTTATTGGATACAGAAAGCAATTTTTGTTTCTAACGaagagaataaaataataaaaattttttggcaTAGATAATTTTCACTTTACATCTTTATCATCcatttgttctctgttttattataattatttagtaATATGAAATTCCGATTTTGTTACTCTACTATGTGTGTGTATGAAATTTGGAGGCAACTTTTGATAGCCCAATCTTAAAAATTCAATATGAAATATAATatgaataatattaaaaaactaatacaatttattatttttattcagtAGTTAATcactaatatttaaaaatattaatttaaaatatggtTCTAAACTGCTGAGCTAAATGTGTGAGCTACTAATTAAATGTATTGACCaatgtaaattaaaattattaatcttCAAACTTCTCTCATATAATATAGTGATTAGTGAAATTGATAAAACTAGTACACATAAAATGTTCCTCTCACCAAACATTATTATATGAATTATATTGGTTGAGTATAGTACAAATACAAAAGTAAATGGTTAAATTCGTCACTaaaagattatttattttttaaattgatttttaaaatattttttaattaaatttatttttcaaaaactttaagTTAGTCACATTAATCCTTTCGTCACTTCTGTTGCTGACagtatcaaaatttattaatatgacATGTTAAATGGTCTCTCAAACACATGTAAATATAGGTTAACTTATACGAAAAATACTACGTAACATTTTTACACCGACCTAATAAAATTATCACAAAATGAACAGTATAATGAGAACAGTAATATGTACTTTAACACAAAAATACCAAATGAATCTACTAAATAAATAGAAATATGACTATCTAGTGTTTTGCGATCGAAAATGTGAAAGAGAAAAGTGAAAAAACTGGACGATTAGTGAATAGTACTTTCAATAATCTTTCATCTTCGGTTTCTATATTTCTTGATGAAGATTTCAAACATAACTTTGAGATATCTTTGAATTTTCACGAagattttgagagatttttaaaagattttgagcGTCGTTTGAAGTTTGATTGTTTCAATTTTGATCAAGGGAAAAGAAGCATTTTTCATATTAATTTGAAATTAGTTTTTGTTGAGTTTAACCCAACTTAGTTGGATTTAGATGTCAAAAAAACTTGCATGTGTAATTggactattttatttattctttggGTTTTTGATGTTCTGTTAGAggattttgttttgttttattccttTGCTGTTAGGATTATCTATTTCGAGGATCtgaattgtaaaattattttactcgTATTCTTGAAAATGATCTGAAAGTGATGTTTGTGTTTCTATTCTATATGTATGCAGTGatgtttttattgattttcttattGTTACAATGAAAATAGTAACTAAATATTATGTTTGCTTTTTTATACCTGTGCATATTGTCTATCATTTTCTCATTCAAGTCTTGATACTGGATCACTGTTTAATTATGTCATGGTAGAAGTTTAGTTTCTATTAAGCTAGTTTGTAAAACTGCTTCAAAAGAGAAGCAATGCAATGATTTTGCAAATAGGTCCAGGGAAGTTTGTTACTTATTATTTTGTTTCCCTTAGAAGTGATTTACATATCATTGTTGTTAAGTTAATGTACCTGAAAATATTTCTGTAAATAAGTATCAAGTCACAAAATTAGTTTGTAGGCGACTGCATCAAACATTGGTATATTAAAATGCCTTATTGTcacaaatatattatattaacattGTCACACAAGAAATGTTAGTTGAGCACCCATTTTACATTGCCACTACCCATATCTTCAAAGTAGGTAATACagattgaaaagattttgaatatGTTAATGCAAGTTTGAAGGCATTGTAGATTTAAATTCTCATCATGCACCTAAAATTAAATGCTTTGCTGTAGATTGCTGTAGAATTCTTTGTCTTAGTGTTCAATAAAACCGTTTTTAATTTTGTACTTGGTAATGTGGGTTTTGATGTGCTGACAAATTTTTGAGCACTCACTATTCAACTTTAAGCTGTTGCTTGAATTTATTGAAAAGGTATCATACTTTTCGTAAGAAAAAAATGTGTATACATCTTAGTAATTGTGCTTATTTTGATTGATCGTGAATTATATATAGGCTATCATCAAGCCTCAGTATGTTGACCACATTCCAAAAGCAGTGCAAGGAAATGTGGGGCAGCCAAAAGCAGCGCAAGGAAATGTGGGGGCTGGTGCTTGATCAGAAAGATGAGAGAGATAAGAAGGCAGAGCTTTGTGCTGATCTAGAGCTTAACCAAGTTATAGACTGTAATGTTGGTGATCTTTCTGGTGGAGAGCTCTAAAGGTTTGCCATTGCAGTTTTTGCCATCCAGAATGCAGAGATATATATGTTTGATGAACCCTCTAGTTACCTTGATGTGAACCAGATACTTTATCTGTTTGAAATCTTGTTTAGGTTTTTAGGATTCCTTTCTTGTTATAAAAAGCCAAGGCCCTCAAGATACCAATTTAACATGCCTGGAGGAATTTAATATGGAATAGATTATTTACGCTGTTTGGGTATGCTAAATTTGTCATCATAGTTGATGAATGATAAGACATTCTAACTTCTACCTACTTTGTAACTTGTTGATTTGTCGAGGGCAATTCTGCAATTCCTTATAAACTGAATTCAATTCTCTTGAATACATCACCAAATAAAGCAGGTGATACAGCTTATATTGGATAGTGGAACAAGATTCATCAATACTAAACTTATAAACTGAATTCAATAACTGCACTGTAACTAGGGGTGGTAGGCGGAAAAGCCTATCCTGCCGGAAGCCCGCCTTCTGGCGGGCCGGCCCGCTTCCCTCCGCCTATTCAGGCGGTCCCAAAATCCTAACCCGCCCCGCAATGGCGGGCTGGCGGGCTAAGCCCgcctaaaattattttttttatttataagaACATATCtaatattttctatttaaatcaatataaatataaatattaaatataaatagtcttcaaaataaataaacataatccaattATCCAAAATACAAAAACATAGTTATAAATAGTCCCAtagacaaaataaatataatccaaagtccaaaaacataattataaatagtcTTCAAAGCAAATTAAACTTAATTCAATATACTtaattttcatcttcatcttcatgtAAGTCAATAACATCATTGGAACCAACTCCCAACTCCTAAAGAATAGCCTTCTCCTTTTGCAATATCTTGCTCATCTTTATCTTCCTCtagaaaaaagtaaataaatatattagcaAAGTAGTACATAATAATGTTCAAAATCACTCAAGTATGTATGTCATAAATATAATATACCAAAATCATCATATCCACGTATCCAATTTCTGGTGCAAATTACCGCTTCAACATTATCTGACAACAAACGACTTCTATATTTATTCAAAACATGAGAACCCATGCTAAATGCAGATTCTGAAGCCACGGTAGTAATAGGAATGCTCAACAAATCTCGTGCCATTAGTGATAGTGTTGGAAAACAATGATGGTTGTCTTTCCTCCATTGCAAAACATCAATGATTGCATCATTGCAAAAAATGTTGCTTCACTCAAATAAATATCCAGTTGGTTCTTTCCACTTTTCACTTCAGCTTCTTGATTACGGGACATCAAATCCTTTGCATTACAAACAATATATGAATCAAAaagcatgaaaaataaaaaatacatataaccAAGTAGATAAAAATACTTACACCAACAATTTTAATAAGTTGAGTTCCAATTGCAGAAGATGTTGTTTGAGAAA includes:
- the LOC130936702 gene encoding probable galacturonosyltransferase-like 1 — protein: MTLDKTYIRGSMAVILSVLQHSSCPQNIFFHFVSSTKSNSSSLLHTTLSKSSPYLKFKLYNFSDELVSGLISTSIRSVLDCPLNYARSYLPTILPTCVKKIIYLDSDLVLVDEITKLASTPLNKDQVLAAPEYCNANFTAYFTPTFWSKPSLSLTFANRKACYFNTGVMVIDLEKWREGDYTRKIEEWMELQKRMRIYELGSLPPFLLVFAGKIGSVDHQWNQHGLGGDNFRGLCRDLHPGPVSLLHWSGKGKPWMRLDANRPCPLDALWAPYDLLITPFSLGS